Proteins from a single region of Nitrospira sp.:
- a CDS encoding glycosyltransferase family 2 protein → MTPCSTQAPSLSVIIPAYNEARRLPLFLQQVITYLDRHSRSYEILVVDDGSTDGTAQTVEETAQRCPTLRLIQLTCNMGKGAAVRRGMQAARGILQLFADADGATPIEELSRLEQAIAAGADMAIGSRALASHNPAFTVQARWHRSLLGSLFNSVVRRLGEPPFADTQCGFKLFRQSIAQDLFSVSCVDGYAFDLELLHIGRQRNYRIAEVPINWTDQPGSKVRPWRDGSVMLRELLAIRKREAQGLYQPRTRPTLTGMEPDLGAIEPTHS, encoded by the coding sequence GTGACACCGTGCTCGACCCAGGCGCCGTCTCTTTCCGTTATCATCCCTGCCTACAATGAGGCTCGACGCCTTCCGCTGTTCCTGCAACAGGTGATCACCTACCTGGACCGTCACTCGCGATCCTATGAAATTCTCGTGGTGGACGACGGCAGTACCGATGGGACGGCTCAGACCGTTGAAGAAACAGCCCAACGCTGTCCAACACTGCGACTGATTCAACTGACGTGCAACATGGGGAAAGGCGCAGCGGTTCGACGGGGCATGCAGGCGGCGCGCGGAATCCTGCAACTGTTTGCCGATGCAGACGGAGCCACACCGATCGAAGAATTGAGTCGACTGGAGCAGGCCATTGCGGCCGGCGCAGACATGGCCATCGGGTCACGCGCCCTGGCATCCCACAACCCGGCGTTCACCGTTCAGGCACGCTGGCATCGAAGTCTGCTCGGCAGCCTCTTTAATAGTGTGGTGCGACGACTCGGGGAACCACCGTTCGCCGATACGCAATGTGGATTCAAGCTCTTCCGGCAATCCATCGCTCAAGACCTCTTCTCCGTCTCCTGCGTCGATGGGTACGCCTTCGATCTCGAGCTGCTGCACATCGGCCGCCAGCGGAATTACCGCATCGCCGAGGTTCCGATCAATTGGACCGACCAGCCAGGCTCGAAAGTCCGTCCATGGCGCGATGGTTCCGTGATGCTCCGGGAGCTGCTGGCAATCCGGAAGCGCGAGGCCCAAGGCCTCTACCAGCCCCGCACCCGTCCCACACTGACCGGCATGGAGCCGGACCTGGGTGCAATCGAACCGACTCATTCCTAG
- a CDS encoding molybdopterin molybdotransferase MoeA, whose translation MKAPDAMTGLTPLHEAQQIVLDAAAPLGLEKVSILDALGRVLGEDVIAERHNPPWDNSAMDGFAVRAEDIAQEHAITKPVTLTVIEDVPAGKMPTRSVGKGQAIRIMTGAPIPKGADTVVKVEDTEHTPESVRVFKAESRGANIRPQGEDVKQGDCIIPKGTRIRSGEAGMLAILAKSFVLVYQRPRVAILSTGDELADLDERFSEEKIINSNSYGIAAAVQESGGVPILLGIARDTPAALKEKISHGLNADILVLSGGVSMGDYDFTKAVFRDLGAEMNFWKLAIRPGQPLAFGKIQGKLAFGLPGNPVSSMVTFEQLVRPAMLKLSGTNGYGRPMLQAVFQEKFSKRTDRRHFLRGVLWREGGVFKVRTTGDQGSGILTSMVKANCLIDIPVEVERVNPGDPVTVQLLSGSAWLEQAAPTSSTGHRPSCC comes from the coding sequence GTGAAAGCTCCCGATGCCATGACCGGTTTGACTCCGCTCCACGAAGCCCAGCAGATCGTGCTGGACGCCGCTGCTCCGTTAGGGCTTGAAAAAGTCTCCATTCTCGACGCCCTGGGTCGCGTGCTTGGCGAGGATGTGATCGCTGAGCGTCACAATCCACCGTGGGACAATTCTGCGATGGACGGCTTCGCGGTGCGAGCCGAGGATATCGCCCAAGAACACGCGATTACCAAGCCTGTCACGTTGACCGTCATCGAAGATGTGCCGGCCGGAAAGATGCCGACTCGGTCGGTGGGGAAGGGGCAAGCAATCCGGATCATGACCGGTGCGCCCATCCCTAAAGGCGCCGACACGGTGGTCAAGGTCGAGGATACCGAGCACACGCCTGAGTCGGTGCGCGTATTCAAAGCCGAGTCACGAGGGGCCAACATCCGGCCGCAGGGCGAGGATGTGAAGCAGGGCGATTGCATCATTCCCAAAGGAACTCGGATTCGGTCCGGTGAAGCGGGGATGTTGGCCATTTTAGCCAAGTCCTTTGTGCTCGTGTATCAGCGGCCGCGAGTGGCGATTCTGTCGACCGGCGATGAGTTGGCCGATTTGGATGAGCGGTTCAGCGAAGAGAAAATCATCAACTCCAACAGCTATGGGATTGCCGCCGCTGTTCAGGAATCCGGTGGCGTGCCGATCCTGCTCGGCATCGCACGGGACACCCCCGCCGCACTGAAGGAAAAGATTTCTCACGGGTTGAACGCCGACATCCTGGTGCTTTCCGGCGGAGTCTCGATGGGGGACTACGACTTCACCAAGGCCGTCTTCCGCGATCTCGGCGCCGAAATGAATTTTTGGAAACTGGCGATCCGGCCCGGTCAGCCGCTCGCGTTCGGCAAAATTCAGGGCAAGCTGGCATTCGGGCTGCCTGGAAATCCGGTGTCATCCATGGTGACATTCGAGCAACTGGTTCGACCGGCGATGCTCAAACTTTCCGGGACGAACGGGTATGGGCGCCCAATGCTGCAGGCGGTGTTTCAGGAAAAATTTTCGAAACGAACCGACCGCCGGCATTTTCTCCGTGGGGTCTTGTGGCGTGAGGGCGGCGTGTTCAAAGTTCGGACCACCGGTGATCAAGGATCCGGGATTCTGACCTCCATGGTCAAAGCCAACTGCCTGATCGATATTCCCGTAGAGGTAGAACGCGTGAACCCTGGTGACCCGGTGACGGTACAGTTGCTCAGCGGTTCGGCCTGGTTGGAACAGGCTGCTCCGACCTCCTCCACGGGCCATCGTCCCTCCTGCTGCTAA
- the tatC gene encoding twin-arginine translocase subunit TatC, protein MADGFKFQEWLQDTVFKPLEDKKMPVMEHLVELQVRLTRAVIVTAIIFVGTFFFADTLVKWIRIPLQNMFVPGSLSWIPTDLPTVPFVFLAPAEALWQNVKVAGLFALVLGTPYILVEFWHFVVPGLHAQERRFVGPFVILSTLAFYLGLLFSFFFVLPFALNFLISYGVNAGFIPQLSIAQYVGFALWFLLVFGLIFEVPLVITLLAKLGWVDAPLLKRYRKWAFLTAFIFAAILTPTPDPFNQCLMALPMYIFYEVGIISAGIFNKKKAEEQSQALVPAVAATGPGVGKPGPSIPTGGGDSEYVGVPTGGRRH, encoded by the coding sequence ATGGCTGACGGGTTTAAGTTTCAAGAGTGGCTGCAAGATACGGTCTTCAAGCCGCTTGAAGATAAAAAAATGCCGGTCATGGAGCACTTGGTTGAGCTCCAGGTCCGGCTGACCCGTGCGGTCATCGTGACGGCGATCATTTTTGTCGGCACGTTCTTTTTTGCCGACACGCTGGTCAAGTGGATCCGAATCCCGCTGCAGAACATGTTTGTGCCGGGATCGCTCTCCTGGATTCCGACCGACCTTCCCACCGTTCCCTTCGTCTTTCTTGCACCCGCCGAAGCCCTCTGGCAAAACGTCAAAGTCGCGGGGTTGTTCGCGCTGGTGTTGGGCACGCCCTACATCCTGGTGGAGTTCTGGCATTTCGTGGTTCCCGGGTTGCACGCCCAGGAGCGGCGATTCGTTGGCCCGTTTGTGATCCTGAGTACCCTGGCCTTTTATCTCGGGCTGTTGTTCTCCTTCTTTTTCGTCTTGCCGTTCGCGTTGAATTTCTTGATATCGTACGGTGTCAACGCCGGGTTTATTCCGCAACTCTCGATTGCGCAATATGTCGGGTTCGCACTGTGGTTTCTGCTGGTCTTCGGGCTGATTTTCGAAGTGCCGCTCGTCATCACCCTGCTGGCCAAGCTTGGCTGGGTGGATGCCCCGCTGTTGAAGCGCTATCGCAAATGGGCCTTCCTGACCGCGTTTATCTTTGCCGCGATTCTCACCCCTACCCCGGATCCGTTCAATCAATGCCTGATGGCCTTGCCCATGTATATTTTTTATGAAGTCGGGATCATCAGCGCAGGGATCTTCAACAAGAAGAAGGCGGAAGAGCAGTCGCAGGCGTTGGTGCCGGCGGTGGCCGCGACAGGCCCTGGCGTCGGGAAACCGGGGCCGTCCATTCCCACGGGGGGAGGAGACAGTGAGTATGTCGGTGTGCCGACGGGTGGCCGTCGACACTAG
- a CDS encoding NapC/NirT family cytochrome c has translation MRKTPAIVFGTIVAGALAIGGVAVPLTNHPKFCASCHTIQPAYERWVQSSHKEVECVACHVRPGVVGWLQDKAWHGTRDVAIYLFGRPTEPHNLQATVDSAVCLGCHRNILRVSEIATRDLPPPVKDVGLVMSHRKHMAAFDQRHQGEGCTTCHGAVVHEKPIKGYPIVIPRGHVSADSRPWKPEHPEGSVLHKRAQADCFRCHDNKTEYEGRVLSRKCDTCHLPEKLSEFLSF, from the coding sequence ATGCGTAAGACTCCTGCCATTGTGTTCGGAACGATCGTGGCCGGCGCATTGGCTATAGGGGGAGTTGCGGTCCCGCTGACCAACCATCCGAAGTTCTGCGCCAGCTGCCATACCATTCAACCAGCCTACGAGCGTTGGGTCCAGTCCTCTCATAAAGAGGTGGAGTGTGTGGCCTGTCATGTCCGGCCCGGTGTCGTCGGCTGGCTGCAGGACAAGGCGTGGCATGGCACCAGAGACGTCGCCATCTATCTGTTCGGAAGACCCACAGAGCCGCATAACCTGCAGGCGACTGTGGATTCCGCGGTCTGTCTGGGGTGTCATCGGAACATCCTTCGTGTGTCAGAAATTGCGACGCGTGACTTGCCGCCTCCGGTCAAGGATGTGGGGCTGGTCATGAGTCACCGCAAACACATGGCGGCGTTCGATCAACGCCACCAGGGCGAAGGGTGTACGACCTGTCACGGAGCGGTGGTGCATGAGAAGCCCATCAAGGGGTATCCGATCGTCATTCCGCGCGGGCATGTCTCGGCGGACAGTCGGCCCTGGAAGCCGGAACATCCTGAGGGCTCCGTGTTGCATAAGCGGGCTCAGGCGGACTGCTTCCGTTGCCACGACAACAAAACCGAGTACGAAGGCCGGGTGCTGAGCCGGAAGTGCGACACGTGTCACCTGCCTGAGAAACTCTCGGAATTTCTGTCCTTTTGA
- the mobB gene encoding molybdopterin-guanine dinucleotide biosynthesis protein B codes for MSVPILSFVGRSNSGKTTLIERVIPMLVRAGYKVATVKHAGHGFDLDTEGKDSWRHKQAGASSVVIISKSSLAMFADVSDHMNVEDVRERYLDASYDLILAEGWRSEDYPKIVVVRDQIGEVPVSQDGLLAVVSNRPVETSVPLLDPDDVAGVAALIIRHFPKPRRDDA; via the coding sequence ATGTCGGTGCCTATCCTGTCTTTTGTCGGCCGATCGAACAGCGGCAAGACGACCCTCATAGAACGTGTGATCCCGATGTTGGTACGGGCGGGATATAAAGTGGCAACCGTCAAACATGCCGGCCATGGGTTTGATCTGGATACGGAAGGAAAAGATAGTTGGCGGCATAAACAGGCCGGTGCGAGCAGTGTCGTGATCATCTCCAAGAGCAGCCTGGCTATGTTCGCCGACGTGTCGGACCATATGAACGTCGAGGATGTGCGTGAGCGCTATCTCGATGCTTCCTACGATTTGATTTTGGCCGAAGGGTGGCGGAGCGAGGACTATCCGAAGATCGTCGTGGTGCGTGATCAGATCGGAGAGGTTCCCGTTTCGCAGGACGGCCTGTTGGCCGTGGTTTCCAATAGGCCGGTTGAGACGTCGGTGCCATTGCTTGATCCCGATGACGTGGCCGGGGTGGCAGCGTTGATCATCCGACACTTTCCCAAACCCCGACGGGATGATGCGTAA
- a CDS encoding ABC transporter ATP-binding protein yields MPSSVVEVRNLSKQFGAFTAVDGISFDIGRGEILGLLGPNGAGKTTTFQMMLGLVTPTSGSIRMFGLDLQSHRETILQQVNFSSTYISLPYSLTVEENLRVVGRLYGLPDVAGRVGDMIQKLDMSEWRHKLTRKLSSGQMTRLTLAKALLTKPKVLFLDEPTASLDPDIAHKIREILLEERQATGLSILYTSHNMREMEEMSDRIIFLQRGKIVAEGTAKDIVARFGQADLEEVFLKLAREQ; encoded by the coding sequence ATGCCCTCCTCGGTGGTCGAAGTCCGCAATCTCAGCAAGCAGTTCGGGGCCTTCACGGCGGTGGACGGCATCTCGTTCGATATCGGCCGCGGCGAGATCCTCGGCCTATTGGGACCGAATGGCGCCGGGAAAACAACGACTTTTCAAATGATGCTGGGGCTGGTGACGCCCACGTCAGGCTCAATTCGCATGTTCGGCCTCGACTTGCAGTCGCATCGGGAGACGATTCTTCAGCAAGTCAATTTCTCGTCCACCTACATTTCGTTGCCCTATTCCTTGACCGTGGAGGAAAACCTGCGTGTTGTCGGCCGTCTGTACGGCTTGCCCGATGTCGCCGGGCGTGTCGGCGATATGATACAAAAACTCGACATGAGCGAGTGGCGGCACAAGCTGACCCGCAAGCTCTCCTCGGGACAAATGACGCGGTTGACCTTGGCCAAGGCGTTGCTGACCAAGCCCAAGGTCTTATTTCTCGATGAACCGACGGCGAGTCTGGACCCGGATATCGCGCACAAGATCCGGGAAATTCTGCTGGAGGAACGGCAAGCCACGGGATTGAGCATCCTCTACACCTCGCACAACATGCGGGAAATGGAGGAGATGTCCGATCGCATTATCTTTTTGCAGCGGGGGAAGATCGTAGCGGAGGGCACAGCCAAGGATATCGTGGCCCGGTTCGGGCAAGCGGACTTGGAAGAGGTGTTTCTCAAGCTGGCCCGTGAACAGTAG
- a CDS encoding Mrp/NBP35 family ATP-binding protein yields MPRELNVISQPGSSSGGDACTYMWACAICDENETCQKDKEGHSRWLVAKRMERIEYKVLVMSNKGGVGKSTCTTNLAVSLALKGWHVGICDMDIHGPNIPKMVGAEGQKLKISTSGGIIPFQAYNMKIASMSFLLQNSDDPIIWRDAYKYEFINQLLGGVEWQDLNFLLIDLPPGTGNESVTTIDLLGGVSGAVIITTPQEVALLDSRKSVTFCKDSEVPIIGIVENMSGLECPHCHKEVNVFRKGGGEASASDMGVPFLGRIPLDPEVVTQSDAGEPFALFNSDSATAQAYHDIANQVEAFCKKSGSLIKLAPRQQH; encoded by the coding sequence ATGCCACGCGAGTTAAATGTCATATCACAGCCCGGTTCCAGCAGCGGTGGAGATGCCTGCACCTACATGTGGGCTTGCGCCATTTGCGACGAAAACGAAACCTGTCAGAAGGACAAGGAAGGTCACAGCCGGTGGCTCGTCGCCAAACGGATGGAACGGATCGAATATAAAGTGCTGGTCATGAGCAACAAGGGCGGGGTGGGAAAGAGCACCTGCACGACCAATCTCGCCGTGAGTCTGGCGTTAAAGGGCTGGCACGTGGGTATTTGCGACATGGATATCCATGGTCCCAATATCCCGAAGATGGTGGGGGCTGAAGGTCAGAAACTGAAGATCAGCACGTCGGGCGGGATCATTCCGTTTCAGGCCTATAACATGAAGATCGCCTCGATGTCCTTCCTCCTGCAAAACTCGGATGATCCGATCATCTGGCGGGACGCCTACAAGTATGAATTCATCAATCAGTTGCTAGGGGGCGTCGAATGGCAGGATCTCAATTTCCTCCTGATCGATCTCCCTCCGGGAACCGGAAATGAATCTGTGACGACCATTGATTTGCTTGGAGGCGTCAGCGGCGCGGTGATTATCACGACGCCGCAAGAGGTGGCGCTGCTCGACTCCCGGAAGTCGGTGACCTTCTGCAAGGATAGTGAAGTGCCGATCATCGGCATTGTCGAAAACATGAGCGGGCTGGAATGTCCGCACTGCCACAAGGAAGTGAATGTCTTCCGCAAAGGCGGCGGCGAGGCGTCCGCATCGGATATGGGAGTGCCGTTCCTGGGCCGCATTCCGCTGGATCCCGAGGTGGTGACGCAAAGTGATGCGGGCGAGCCGTTTGCGCTGTTCAATTCGGACTCAGCGACTGCCCAGGCCTATCATGATATTGCCAACCAGGTTGAGGCGTTCTGCAAAAAGAGCGGCTCGCTTATCAAGCTGGCCCCACGCCAGCAACATTGA
- a CDS encoding Do family serine endopeptidase — MAYRHQRSKVLSVLAASTMVAATFLSGGVQFGSQAEAASVPPAFAQGFSEIVKAVTPAVVNIAVTGGGEGRREGRRQLPPGGPFGGPPPGPGGGDEPPGMEPPGGPGGPPGGGPHRPEQSAGSGVILDPTGYIVTNNHVVEGATQITVTLSDRREFPAKIIGTDPKTDLAIIKIEAKDLASMKWADYEDLQVGDVVLAVGSPFGLSSTVTLGIISALGRGNVGIADYEDFIQTDAAINPGNSGGALVNMQGKLIGINTAIFSRTGGSEGIGFAIPSSIATDIVESLTKTGKVVRGWMGVAIQEITPALAKSFKLPDQRKGVLISDVNENGPSHTAGMRRGDVVLTFNGKEVQSVSQLRNLVARMTVGKEADIKILREGKEQVLKVKVAERPSDEVLAKREPGPAAPQTETVKPPDNVLAALRVQMLDAAMQSQLNIPAKTSGVVVSSVEAGSPAEAAGLQRGDVIQEVNHEVVKSLEDYQKASAKVKKDEMVVLLLSRQGNNLFVAVNPK, encoded by the coding sequence ATGGCGTATCGACATCAGCGCAGCAAGGTGCTGTCCGTACTCGCAGCGTCCACCATGGTCGCTGCCACGTTTTTATCCGGTGGAGTGCAATTCGGGTCTCAGGCTGAGGCGGCTAGTGTGCCTCCGGCGTTTGCGCAGGGATTTTCAGAAATCGTGAAGGCGGTGACCCCGGCCGTGGTGAATATTGCGGTGACCGGCGGTGGGGAAGGACGTCGCGAAGGACGTCGTCAACTCCCTCCGGGTGGCCCGTTCGGTGGTCCGCCTCCGGGCCCTGGTGGTGGTGATGAGCCTCCCGGCATGGAACCCCCCGGTGGACCTGGTGGGCCTCCCGGTGGCGGCCCGCATCGGCCGGAGCAAAGTGCAGGTTCCGGCGTCATCCTCGATCCCACTGGGTACATCGTGACCAACAATCACGTCGTGGAAGGTGCGACCCAGATAACCGTGACGCTCTCGGATCGTCGGGAGTTTCCGGCCAAGATCATCGGCACCGACCCGAAGACGGACCTCGCCATCATTAAGATTGAGGCCAAGGACCTTGCTTCGATGAAATGGGCGGACTACGAAGACTTGCAAGTCGGTGATGTAGTGCTTGCGGTGGGTAGCCCGTTCGGACTCAGCTCCACGGTCACGTTGGGCATCATCAGTGCGTTGGGCCGCGGCAACGTCGGCATCGCGGACTATGAAGATTTCATTCAGACGGATGCCGCGATCAATCCCGGCAATTCCGGTGGTGCCTTGGTCAACATGCAGGGCAAGTTGATCGGCATCAACACGGCCATCTTCTCCCGCACCGGAGGGTCTGAGGGCATCGGATTCGCCATTCCCAGCAGTATTGCCACGGATATCGTCGAGAGTCTGACCAAGACGGGCAAAGTGGTCCGTGGTTGGATGGGCGTGGCGATTCAGGAGATCACCCCGGCACTGGCCAAGTCGTTCAAGTTGCCCGATCAGCGCAAAGGCGTCCTGATCAGTGACGTGAATGAGAACGGTCCTTCTCACACGGCCGGTATGCGGCGTGGAGACGTGGTCCTCACGTTCAATGGCAAGGAAGTGCAGAGTGTGAGCCAGCTGCGTAACCTGGTTGCGCGTATGACCGTCGGCAAGGAAGCAGACATCAAGATCTTGCGCGAAGGCAAGGAACAAGTCCTCAAGGTCAAGGTGGCGGAACGCCCATCGGATGAAGTGCTTGCGAAGCGCGAGCCAGGTCCCGCTGCACCTCAGACTGAGACCGTGAAGCCGCCCGACAATGTGTTGGCGGCATTGCGCGTCCAGATGCTGGATGCGGCCATGCAAAGCCAACTGAACATTCCCGCCAAGACCAGTGGCGTGGTGGTCAGCTCCGTCGAGGCGGGGAGCCCCGCAGAGGCGGCAGGGTTGCAGCGTGGGGACGTGATTCAAGAGGTCAATCACGAGGTCGTGAAGAGCCTTGAGGATTACCAGAAGGCGTCAGCCAAGGTGAAAAAAGACGAAATGGTTGTACTCTTGCTGAGTCGGCAGGGAAACAATCTGTTCGTAGCCGTCAACCCGAAGTAA